One genomic region from Thalassotalea sp. PS06 encodes:
- a CDS encoding CpaF family protein: MNPVQPSNDFAVLNPQDLETKQQIYGKIVKMLDLSVLETLEENQAVLQIKELCQNLLNDVPRPLNVHAREKITQLIIDEILGLGPLETLLADPSISDILVNNHDHIYIERQGKLERVPVAFYDDKHLLNIIDRIVSRVGRRIDESCPMVDARLEDGSRINAIIPPLALDGPCLSIRRFTVEKLTAAQLVDYKTMNQDIGTFIKAIVEGKMNVLISGGTGSGKTTLLNILSGYIPEDERIITIEDSAELQLQQPHTVRLETRVANIEGKGEIKQRELVINSLRMRPDRIVVGEVRGGEAIDMLTAMNTGHEGSLTTLHANSPRDALSRMENMVCMAGFDMPVVNIRSQIASAIDVVIQLQRQEDGKRRITSVQEINGMEGDIITMSEIFKFERRGRDEQGNVLGDFKATGVIPNFNHHLQARGIILPNSIYGADFELARL, from the coding sequence ATGAATCCAGTGCAACCGAGTAATGATTTTGCGGTATTAAATCCCCAGGACCTTGAAACCAAGCAACAGATTTACGGAAAAATCGTCAAGATGCTTGATTTATCAGTGCTGGAAACTCTCGAAGAAAATCAGGCTGTGCTGCAAATCAAGGAATTATGTCAAAACCTGTTAAATGATGTGCCCAGGCCCTTAAACGTTCACGCCAGAGAAAAAATCACGCAATTAATTATCGATGAGATTCTTGGCCTGGGGCCACTGGAAACTCTGCTTGCCGATCCATCAATTTCGGATATTTTAGTGAATAATCATGATCATATTTACATTGAACGCCAGGGCAAGCTAGAGCGAGTTCCGGTGGCTTTTTATGATGATAAGCATTTACTGAATATTATTGATCGTATCGTTTCTCGAGTGGGTCGTCGCATTGATGAATCATGTCCCATGGTCGATGCTCGCCTCGAAGATGGTTCGCGTATTAATGCCATTATTCCGCCGCTGGCACTCGATGGTCCTTGTTTGTCGATCCGTCGTTTTACCGTGGAAAAGCTCACCGCTGCACAATTAGTAGATTATAAAACCATGAATCAAGATATCGGCACCTTCATCAAAGCCATTGTCGAAGGCAAGATGAATGTATTGATTTCCGGTGGTACCGGCAGTGGCAAAACCACGTTACTGAATATTCTTTCCGGATATATCCCTGAGGATGAACGTATCATTACCATAGAAGATTCTGCGGAATTGCAATTGCAACAACCCCATACGGTGCGCCTGGAAACTCGGGTAGCCAATATTGAAGGCAAGGGTGAAATCAAACAGCGTGAACTGGTGATCAACAGCTTGCGGATGCGACCTGATCGCATCGTTGTTGGTGAGGTTCGTGGTGGCGAAGCCATTGATATGCTGACGGCGATGAATACCGGTCACGAAGGAAGTTTAACTACCTTGCACGCCAACAGCCCTCGCGATGCCTTATCGAGAATGGAGAACATGGTATGTATGGCCGGTTTTGATATGCCGGTTGTGAATATTCGCTCGCAAATTGCGTCGGCGATTGACGTGGTTATTCAATTACAGCGTCAGGAAGATGGAAAACGTCGTATCACCAGTGTCCAGGAAATTAATGGCATGGAAGGGGATATTATTACCATGTCCGAAATCTTTAAATTCGAGCGTCGCGGCAGGGATGAACAAGGAAACGTATTAGGTGACTTTAAAGCTACAGGTGTGATCCCTAACTTTAATCATCACCTGCAGGCGCGGGGCATTATTCTTCCCAACTCGATTTATGGGGCGGATTTTGAACTGGCGCGACTTTAA
- a CDS encoding CpaE family protein, protein MNKNLFRVPMMQESLESKAEVSMNLSILLECLLVCQDEGLRAEISAFLGGFNNLEVASSVDISKNEPQLGLIIITYSGNIDFVTEQMDKLSSLDKAMILLGDDLPPELLRHAVQLQIKDLVPISGYQHELTQTIKNISTQLESQVKLAPIVSILNAKGGSGATFISHGLSDVLGQQSPMDIVLFDGDFQHATLSKMLAPDATYFLNDAINELDHLDALAVRNMMSKNETLRIMPVQPFSHLNLNQHDYIQNLTRLLAKVQMGYDLIVADLSRGIESVNLPILEASQEILLLVQPDIVSVREAQAVLKFLMSQLGKGKQNIVLLVNRYDEKNSPISLKEIQQTLGLDRVYAVRNNFSVASECNDLGRNIVNVDGSRRIVEDLIQLVNQLSSVELTEQGHDRGFWSKMFNKVYKG, encoded by the coding sequence ATGAATAAAAACCTGTTCAGAGTTCCAATGATGCAAGAAAGCCTTGAGAGTAAAGCCGAGGTCTCAATGAACTTATCCATTTTGCTTGAGTGTCTGTTGGTTTGTCAGGACGAGGGATTAAGGGCCGAAATATCAGCATTTCTTGGAGGTTTTAATAACCTGGAAGTCGCATCTTCTGTTGATATTTCTAAGAATGAGCCGCAACTTGGCCTGATTATCATTACTTATAGCGGTAATATCGATTTTGTTACCGAGCAGATGGATAAACTCAGTAGTCTGGATAAAGCAATGATTTTGCTTGGAGACGATTTACCACCGGAATTACTGCGCCATGCGGTGCAGTTACAAATCAAAGATTTGGTACCAATTTCAGGGTACCAACATGAGTTAACCCAGACCATTAAAAACATCAGCACGCAATTGGAGTCTCAGGTTAAGCTGGCGCCAATCGTCAGCATCTTAAATGCCAAAGGCGGAAGTGGTGCAACCTTTATATCTCACGGCCTTTCCGATGTTCTGGGCCAACAATCTCCTATGGATATCGTGCTGTTTGATGGCGATTTTCAGCACGCTACCTTGTCAAAAATGTTGGCTCCGGATGCCACATATTTTCTTAATGATGCTATCAATGAATTAGATCATCTGGATGCATTGGCAGTGCGTAACATGATGTCGAAAAACGAAACTCTTCGCATTATGCCAGTGCAACCATTCTCTCACCTCAACCTCAACCAACATGATTACATCCAGAATCTCACCAGATTGTTGGCCAAAGTGCAGATGGGGTATGACCTGATTGTGGCCGATCTGTCCAGGGGGATTGAATCTGTCAATTTGCCAATTCTTGAAGCGTCTCAGGAAATACTGTTGTTGGTGCAACCCGATATTGTAAGCGTCCGCGAGGCCCAGGCTGTGCTTAAATTTTTAATGTCTCAGCTTGGCAAAGGAAAACAGAATATCGTGCTTTTAGTCAATCGTTATGATGAAAAAAACTCACCAATTTCTCTTAAAGAAATTCAACAAACCCTTGGTCTGGATCGTGTTTATGCGGTTCGCAATAATTTTTCCGTGGCCAGTGAGTGTAACGACTTAGGCCGCAATATTGTCAATGTCGATGGCAGTCGTCGGATTGTTGAAGACTTAATTCAACTGGTAAATCAACTGTCCAGTGTGGAGCTCACGGAGCAGGGTCATGATCGGGGCTTTTGGTCGAAAATGTTTAACAAGGTATATAAAGGTTAA
- a CDS encoding TadE/TadG family type IV pilus assembly protein, whose translation MVVFVKHNRKRQSGIYSVEFALVAVVFMVILFLTIEVGRLMYTWNMLTEVTRRGARLATVCNALTNTSNTNTVAQQTGLSTTATFSGTDLLPNLTASNIIINYLDSAGNITTNAEQVAAVQTQITNYQHRFIVPFFSVTLNSPALTTDIPRESLGFTRSGITSC comes from the coding sequence GTGGTGGTATTCGTTAAACATAACCGGAAGCGTCAGTCCGGTATTTATAGTGTGGAATTTGCCCTGGTGGCAGTGGTTTTCATGGTTATTTTATTTTTGACCATTGAAGTAGGACGATTGATGTATACCTGGAATATGCTGACGGAAGTTACCCGGCGTGGTGCTCGCCTTGCCACGGTTTGCAACGCTTTGACCAATACCAGCAACACTAATACCGTGGCTCAGCAAACAGGCCTTAGTACCACCGCAACTTTCTCAGGAACCGATCTACTGCCTAATTTAACGGCCAGTAATATCATCATTAACTATCTTGATAGTGCCGGCAATATTACCACCAATGCTGAACAGGTTGCGGCAGTGCAGACCCAGATAACCAACTACCAACACCGATTTATTGTGCCATTTTTCTCAGTCACATTAAATTCTCCGGCGTTAACGACGGATATCCCACGGGAAAGCCTGGGCTTTACCCGCTCGGGCATAACTTCTTGTTAA
- a CDS encoding TadE/TadG family type IV pilus assembly protein, producing MNPLTSKTAGQKLAVISSGRFKRQRGIAAVELTIVLPIFLLLIFAVAEIGRFIYQYNTLTKAVRDASRYLDIYATPGISDVIDITPALETEVDNLVFYGTTTNSGNELLPGLSGSTTTISVSGQLITLSVNYTFQPMFADAIPNFGQGGDIGLNFPVRVSYTLRAQSGGIR from the coding sequence ATGAACCCCCTTACTTCGAAAACAGCAGGGCAAAAGCTAGCGGTAATTTCTTCGGGTCGATTCAAACGTCAACGCGGTATTGCTGCGGTTGAGTTAACCATCGTTTTACCAATATTTTTGTTGTTGATTTTCGCGGTAGCAGAAATTGGTCGCTTTATTTATCAATACAACACCTTAACTAAAGCTGTACGGGATGCCTCCCGTTATCTTGATATTTATGCGACTCCGGGGATTTCTGATGTAATCGATATCACCCCAGCGCTGGAAACGGAAGTGGATAATCTGGTGTTTTATGGCACAACGACCAACAGCGGAAATGAATTACTGCCTGGTTTGAGTGGCAGCACCACAACCATTAGTGTTTCCGGGCAGTTAATTACCTTGTCGGTTAATTACACCTTTCAACCCATGTTTGCCGACGCCATTCCTAATTTTGGTCAAGGCGGTGACATAGGATTAAATTTCCCGGTCAGAGTCAGTTATACATTGAGGGCACAAAGTGGTGGTATTCGTTAA
- a CDS encoding Tad domain-containing protein has protein sequence MKNLHKNNGNIVVLATISLVAIIAVSALALDGGHLLLSKSRLQNLADAAALSAAKSRDRGETITQARAEAVAILTTNLAHQENGELESSLPLTGANTSTVQVTSLLSVDFSESPDPFISSTSSDAIYAKVSIEDVPLDSFFARIFSFAKDVTATALAGPSTDLTSDKCTSDLVPLLICGDKSQPPSETGAWGFNYGDLTVMKIGSNTESRVGPGNFQLVRLPGNSGKNDVRDALANGNSFCLGDLDINSFTTETGNAVGPTEALDARFTGSAQGLKSVDARDWNTCQGPPIAYDDTQPDLMESGYLSKAYRFSSYKTDTEASSCSLPGSLDVVKSGGLPDRRLFNVVVVECDGETNGHKLLSVIDFMCVFLTQQVPSGNKGQGGGNGQNSYAVGEVVRVCPFEGDTDDNSGGQPGTTPNGSGAYRIVLFHVPNSKDS, from the coding sequence ATGAAAAATCTTCACAAAAATAACGGTAATATCGTGGTTTTGGCGACTATTTCCTTAGTCGCCATTATCGCAGTAAGCGCATTGGCGCTAGATGGTGGGCATTTGCTATTGAGTAAATCTCGTTTGCAAAATCTCGCCGATGCCGCCGCTTTATCGGCAGCAAAAAGTCGTGATCGCGGCGAAACGATCACTCAGGCAAGGGCAGAAGCAGTGGCCATTTTGACGACCAACCTTGCCCATCAGGAAAATGGCGAGTTGGAATCTTCTTTGCCATTGACCGGTGCTAACACTTCCACCGTACAGGTGACATCTTTGTTGTCAGTCGATTTTTCGGAATCTCCCGATCCCTTTATCAGCTCTACTAGCAGCGATGCAATCTACGCCAAAGTGTCGATTGAAGATGTACCCTTGGATAGCTTTTTTGCGAGAATATTTTCTTTTGCCAAAGACGTCACTGCCACCGCATTGGCTGGCCCAAGTACCGATTTAACTAGCGACAAGTGCACTTCCGATTTAGTGCCGTTGTTAATTTGTGGCGACAAGAGCCAGCCGCCATCAGAAACCGGTGCCTGGGGTTTTAACTATGGTGACCTTACCGTGATGAAAATTGGCTCTAATACCGAGTCCAGGGTAGGACCGGGCAATTTCCAATTGGTTCGACTGCCAGGAAATTCCGGAAAAAATGATGTGCGGGATGCGCTTGCCAATGGTAATAGTTTTTGCTTGGGTGATTTGGATATTAATTCTTTCACGACCGAGACCGGTAATGCGGTCGGTCCGACGGAGGCTTTAGATGCGAGATTTACTGGTTCAGCACAGGGCTTAAAAAGCGTCGACGCCAGAGATTGGAATACCTGTCAGGGGCCGCCAATTGCTTACGATGATACCCAGCCCGATTTGATGGAATCTGGATACTTGAGTAAAGCCTATCGTTTTTCCAGTTATAAAACCGATACCGAAGCAAGCTCTTGTTCATTGCCTGGGTCCCTTGATGTTGTTAAGAGTGGAGGGTTACCTGACCGCCGCCTCTTTAACGTCGTGGTGGTTGAATGTGATGGAGAAACCAATGGCCATAAATTGCTCAGTGTTATTGACTTTATGTGTGTGTTTTTAACGCAACAGGTTCCGAGTGGCAACAAGGGGCAAGGTGGTGGAAACGGACAAAACAGTTATGCCGTTGGTGAAGTGGTTCGGGTATGCCCTTTTGAGGGCGATACCGACGATAACAGCGGTGGCCAACCGGGCACCACACCAAATGGTTCCGGTGCCTATCGCATCGTCCTTTTCCATGTACCTAACAGTAAGGATTCCTAA
- a CDS encoding type II and III secretion system protein family protein, with product MNAVTHRTKHWVTREIPLLLVAFSLLVCAKVSAGGSIENQDPTIKIPIHKSKNVSMDQPVKRVSIANPKIADILIISKDEIYVVGKKLGTTNVMIWDENDDIIDVYNLEVTHDLATLRKRIHQYLPDEKIGIESSQGHLVLSGEASSTEKMAMAVKFAEGYATAAGSGKSGSQVLNMMSVGGGHQVMLEVTVAEVQSEVARRLDSKMLLAVDGSDGTIGITSGSDFLSSLGLTQGIDRGLFGSYLDGDLLLNFALDIAKQNGLAKILAEPNITALSGQQADFLSGGEFPIPVPNRDGITIQYRDFGVGVSFVPTILDSGKINLNLQVLVSELSSTNTVAISPDETNTSLVIPSIIKRTTSTTVELGDGQTIAIGGLISDNFRESVNKIPGLGDIPVLGQLFRSQEFIKGQSELVIMVTPRLVRPFNREGIKLPTDGFVEPGDMDFYLLGRTSSRPINETNESNPNTSGDTSNHSSELLLDDGGTSATYGHEISTNEFQE from the coding sequence ATGAACGCAGTAACTCATCGTACAAAACACTGGGTGACCAGGGAAATACCGCTACTACTCGTCGCTTTTAGTCTTTTGGTTTGCGCCAAAGTCAGCGCTGGCGGTTCTATTGAAAATCAGGATCCGACGATAAAGATACCCATCCATAAATCGAAAAATGTGTCAATGGATCAGCCGGTTAAACGGGTGTCTATCGCCAATCCTAAAATTGCCGACATTCTGATTATTTCCAAAGATGAAATTTATGTGGTTGGCAAAAAGCTTGGCACCACGAACGTGATGATTTGGGACGAAAATGACGACATCATCGACGTATATAATCTGGAAGTAACCCATGATCTGGCAACACTTCGAAAACGAATTCATCAGTATCTTCCGGATGAAAAGATAGGTATTGAATCCTCACAGGGGCATCTTGTGCTCAGTGGTGAAGCCTCATCCACCGAAAAAATGGCAATGGCGGTGAAATTCGCAGAAGGTTATGCCACCGCCGCTGGTAGTGGAAAAAGTGGTTCACAAGTATTGAATATGATGTCTGTCGGCGGGGGACACCAGGTTATGCTAGAAGTGACGGTCGCCGAAGTTCAAAGTGAAGTTGCCCGTCGTCTGGACAGCAAAATGTTACTCGCCGTAGATGGCAGTGACGGTACCATAGGTATTACCTCTGGCTCGGATTTTTTAAGTTCTCTGGGGCTTACCCAAGGTATTGATCGCGGTTTGTTTGGATCGTACTTAGATGGTGATTTACTGCTAAATTTTGCCCTCGATATTGCTAAGCAAAACGGTTTAGCAAAAATACTGGCGGAACCGAATATCACGGCATTGAGTGGCCAACAGGCAGACTTCCTATCCGGTGGTGAATTTCCTATTCCGGTTCCGAACCGTGACGGTATTACTATCCAGTATCGAGATTTTGGGGTCGGTGTAAGTTTTGTTCCTACGATTCTCGATTCCGGAAAAATCAATCTCAACCTGCAAGTCCTGGTGAGTGAGTTAAGTTCAACCAATACCGTAGCGATTTCGCCAGACGAAACTAATACTAGTCTTGTTATTCCTTCCATTATCAAACGAACTACATCGACCACGGTTGAATTAGGTGATGGGCAAACCATAGCTATCGGTGGATTGATCAGCGATAACTTTCGTGAAAGCGTTAACAAAATCCCCGGATTAGGTGATATTCCGGTGTTAGGGCAGCTGTTTAGAAGTCAGGAGTTTATCAAAGGCCAATCTGAATTGGTGATCATGGTAACACCGAGATTAGTACGTCCTTTTAATCGTGAGGGGATCAAATTGCCAACCGATGGTTTTGTTGAACCGGGCGATATGGATTTCTACCTGCTTGGGCGCACATCTAGCAGACCGATAAATGAAACCAATGAAAGCAACCCGAATACCAGTGGTGATACCAGTAATCATTCCAGCGAATTGTTATTGGATGACGGCGGAACATCTGCCACCTATGGTCACGAAATATCTACCAATGAGTTTCAGGAGTAA
- the cpaB gene encoding Flp pilus assembly protein CpaB: MNRNSVLFILLSVIFGVGAVFVARNWLEENQPKDVGENQVAVVTVNVELPTGTMLEDKYLSMRVIPKNMVPKGALTDKKQIKDMLVKQTLYAGDIVREQRLVKKGEGSSLASLIGKNKRAITLRVNDVVGVAGFLLPGNKVDVLNTFGQGGRPTTQVVLSNVKILAIDQRASNDENKPQVVRAVTLELGLEQAETLLNSKKRGSIQLALRNPNDESDSIILAEQSDATGKQSVAHSSSNNEQAAAGTEQVALARTNTSPATSKSAAPTSYVNNKVEVIRGVKQQTIQVNK, translated from the coding sequence ATGAACCGGAATAGTGTGTTGTTTATCCTTCTCTCCGTCATATTTGGCGTTGGTGCTGTTTTTGTAGCTCGTAACTGGCTGGAAGAAAATCAACCTAAAGATGTTGGTGAGAATCAAGTTGCAGTGGTGACCGTTAATGTCGAACTGCCAACAGGGACTATGTTGGAAGATAAATACCTGTCAATGAGGGTGATTCCTAAAAATATGGTGCCCAAAGGCGCTCTTACCGACAAAAAACAGATAAAGGACATGTTGGTAAAGCAAACGCTTTACGCGGGCGATATTGTGCGCGAGCAACGCCTTGTTAAAAAAGGTGAAGGCAGTAGTTTGGCTAGCTTAATTGGTAAAAATAAACGTGCTATTACCTTACGGGTTAACGACGTTGTCGGTGTTGCCGGATTTTTATTACCAGGTAACAAAGTCGATGTATTAAACACGTTTGGCCAGGGTGGCCGTCCTACCACTCAGGTGGTGTTGTCCAACGTTAAAATACTGGCGATTGACCAACGGGCATCTAATGATGAAAACAAACCTCAGGTGGTCCGTGCGGTAACCCTTGAATTGGGTTTGGAACAGGCAGAGACCTTATTAAACTCTAAGAAACGCGGCTCGATTCAGCTGGCGTTAAGAAACCCTAATGACGAGTCGGATTCTATCATCCTTGCGGAACAAAGTGATGCTACTGGTAAGCAATCCGTTGCTCATTCAAGTTCAAATAACGAGCAAGCTGCTGCGGGAACCGAGCAGGTAGCGTTGGCCAGAACCAACACTAGCCCGGCAACATCGAAATCTGCGGCACCAACCAGTTATGTTAATAATAAAGTGGAAGTCATTCGCGGCGTTAAACAACAAACCATTCAGGTTAACAAATAA
- a CDS encoding AAA family ATPase — protein sequence MGLFGFSRQNDSQPESETQEEALTASPAESAVQLSVESSQLPKEADDTEIDEPDITTEPVVLDEAHENLAQARVVESQASLPEEDNNHGFASYAPKPGSIEETGLHINLLLELLIKHIYRSGVSDLQQLSKDLCLSGSIVKALLDEAKQKAWVENPSSNDNGQFRYSLSNIGTLEAEKAFLKRGYLGPAPIPLELYQKVSKIQSNRTQVLTEAEMREGFGDLVFPDEVINSVGPALNSTKPILIYGGAGTGKSYFCRHLNRLFGETVLIPYAIEINNEIIQVFDPELHHVKDQHQASNVVSALRIADGYDRRWLACERPLLVTGGELTLSMLEVQFDNASRCFLPPIQLKANNGILFLDDLGRQRVTPKELFNRWILPLEERRDFLALQNGQHFEVPFELLLLFSTNLTPQELIDDAFLRRLGYKIQFQPLSKELYQQIWFRECERFELNCDNQQFDYLINMLHQPNNKPYLACYPRDILSIVRDQVLFKNLPNSVNRELIDFAWQSYFVA from the coding sequence ATGGGGTTATTTGGCTTTTCACGACAAAACGACTCGCAACCAGAATCTGAGACGCAAGAGGAAGCACTTACCGCTTCACCAGCAGAAAGTGCTGTTCAATTGTCGGTTGAATCATCGCAATTGCCCAAGGAGGCTGATGATACCGAGATTGATGAACCAGATATCACCACTGAGCCTGTGGTTCTGGATGAGGCACATGAAAATTTAGCGCAGGCACGAGTGGTTGAATCACAAGCGTCTTTGCCCGAAGAGGACAACAACCATGGGTTTGCATCCTACGCGCCAAAACCCGGAAGTATTGAAGAAACCGGGCTGCATATTAATTTATTGTTAGAGTTGTTGATCAAGCACATATATCGTTCTGGTGTTAGCGACCTGCAACAACTCTCTAAAGATCTCTGCCTTTCAGGAAGCATTGTTAAAGCCTTGTTGGATGAGGCCAAGCAAAAGGCCTGGGTTGAGAATCCATCGTCCAACGACAATGGTCAGTTTCGTTATTCACTAAGCAATATCGGTACCCTGGAAGCGGAAAAAGCGTTTTTAAAACGTGGTTACTTAGGTCCGGCACCAATACCGCTAGAGCTTTATCAAAAGGTCAGTAAAATCCAGTCGAATCGAACTCAGGTGCTGACTGAAGCTGAGATGCGTGAAGGTTTTGGCGATTTGGTTTTCCCTGATGAGGTTATTAACAGCGTTGGCCCGGCATTGAATTCCACCAAACCGATATTGATATATGGCGGTGCGGGTACTGGTAAAAGTTATTTTTGTCGGCACCTGAATCGATTGTTTGGTGAAACTGTACTGATCCCCTATGCGATTGAAATTAATAACGAAATCATTCAGGTCTTTGACCCTGAACTACATCATGTTAAGGATCAGCACCAGGCGTCTAATGTCGTCAGTGCGTTACGGATTGCGGATGGCTATGATCGTCGTTGGCTAGCTTGTGAGCGACCGTTATTGGTTACCGGCGGTGAGTTGACGCTGTCGATGTTGGAAGTGCAGTTTGATAACGCGTCTCGCTGTTTTCTTCCGCCGATTCAATTAAAAGCCAACAATGGCATATTATTTCTCGACGATTTAGGTCGCCAGCGGGTTACCCCAAAAGAGTTATTTAACCGTTGGATTTTGCCACTTGAAGAACGCCGTGATTTTTTGGCATTGCAGAATGGTCAACATTTCGAAGTACCCTTTGAGTTACTTTTACTGTTCTCCACCAACCTAACGCCTCAGGAACTGATCGATGATGCGTTTTTAAGACGACTCGGCTATAAGATTCAGTTTCAGCCGCTATCCAAAGAATTGTATCAGCAAATCTGGTTTCGCGAATGTGAACGATTTGAATTGAATTGTGATAACCAACAGTTCGATTACCTGATTAACATGTTACACCAACCAAATAATAAACCTTACCTTGCCTGTTACCCTCGCGACATTTTATCAATTGTCAGGGATCAGGTGTTATTTAAAAATTTACCAAATTCAGTGAATAGGGAACTCATCGACTTTGCCTGGCAAAGCTACTTTGTTGCTTAA
- a CDS encoding prepilin peptidase, translating into MIDKFLLTELIAIAIIFSIALYFDLRYQRIPNSLCLLGLITGIAVQFGFMGLNGVGSALLGAGLAFIILFPLYMFRLLGAGDVKLMIAIGAFLTPAMLVWSLLYGLVFGAISSIGIALYRFGFRRCIELVGHYAKCLWYRVYIKPDTPGLLKMQIPYAPALAFGWAFAAWHNDNVQWLISSLRYSWGA; encoded by the coding sequence ATGATTGATAAGTTTCTTCTCACCGAGTTAATCGCTATCGCTATTATCTTTAGCATTGCTCTGTATTTTGATCTCAGATATCAACGCATTCCTAATAGCCTGTGTCTGCTCGGCCTGATTACCGGCATTGCGGTACAGTTTGGATTTATGGGCCTTAACGGTGTTGGTTCGGCGCTATTAGGCGCTGGACTGGCATTTATCATTTTGTTTCCTCTTTACATGTTTCGGCTGCTTGGCGCCGGCGATGTGAAACTAATGATTGCTATTGGCGCATTTCTGACCCCCGCAATGCTGGTCTGGTCTTTATTGTATGGTCTTGTTTTTGGGGCCATTAGCTCGATTGGCATCGCCCTGTATAGATTCGGTTTTCGTCGCTGCATAGAACTTGTCGGCCATTACGCAAAATGTTTGTGGTATCGGGTTTACATAAAACCAGACACACCCGGTTTACTGAAAATGCAGATACCGTATGCACCGGCCCTTGCTTTCGGATGGGCTTTTGCGGCATGGCACAATGACAACGTCCAGTGGCTCATTTCTTCGTTACGATATTCGTGGGGGGCATAG
- a CDS encoding Flp family type IVb pilin, whose amino-acid sequence MRNLNTLFTDFIDDESGLTTVEYAIAGALVAGTLVVAFTNLGDAVSGTINCLTSAVNGGSTNCAS is encoded by the coding sequence ATGAGAAATCTAAACACCCTATTTACCGATTTTATCGATGATGAAAGCGGTTTGACGACGGTCGAGTATGCGATTGCTGGTGCCCTGGTAGCTGGTACGTTAGTGGTTGCTTTCACTAATTTAGGCGACGCGGTAAGCGGTACTATCAATTGCTTGACCAGCGCAGTTAATGGCGGCAGCACAAACTGTGCCTCGTAA